A part of Prolixibacteraceae bacterium genomic DNA contains:
- a CDS encoding FecR family protein produces MSSIEDIVRLYRTNEINEEELRQIRNRLKSDEIFRCDFFREKDFQDTMSCSFDTQSYHKDVKVLLSIKRHRNRLRVRKFLRYSAAASVIFILGLVASIILQKSPYDQSKIYYADNKDILECILPDSTHVWLNAGGTLAYKYNDGKRLVQMKGEAFFNVHKDKSHPFLVSSGDQTVEVLGTQFNVRAYPTDNIIETVLEEGSIKLHIKGRSIRMKPSEKIIYDIEANTISLEPISKGAYNKWMNGIYHFDRSTLENILCVMESWYDIEIDRGSTNLPNVSFTGSLNHERGLQSFINILENVLPVHFIPIKTSGRIGYRIQLKENQN; encoded by the coding sequence ATGTCAAGTATTGAAGATATTGTAAGATTATATAGAACTAATGAGATTAATGAAGAAGAACTACGTCAGATACGGAATCGCCTCAAGAGTGATGAGATCTTTCGTTGTGATTTTTTCAGAGAGAAGGATTTCCAGGATACTATGTCTTGTAGCTTTGATACCCAATCATATCATAAGGATGTAAAGGTATTACTTTCCATAAAAAGACATAGAAATAGGTTACGTGTAAGGAAATTCCTCAGATATAGTGCAGCAGCATCAGTTATTTTTATCTTGGGTTTAGTCGCATCAATAATATTGCAAAAGAGCCCTTACGATCAGTCAAAAATATATTATGCAGATAATAAAGATATATTAGAGTGTATTCTTCCTGATTCTACACATGTATGGCTTAATGCAGGAGGAACTTTAGCTTATAAATATAACGATGGAAAAAGGCTTGTTCAGATGAAAGGAGAGGCTTTTTTCAATGTACATAAAGATAAATCCCATCCTTTTTTAGTCTCGAGTGGAGATCAAACTGTTGAAGTTTTAGGAACACAATTCAACGTTAGAGCCTATCCAACGGATAATATCATAGAAACGGTATTAGAGGAAGGAAGTATAAAACTCCATATAAAAGGTCGCTCCATACGGATGAAGCCATCAGAGAAAATTATCTATGATATAGAAGCCAATACTATTAGTTTAGAACCAATCTCTAAAGGTGCCTATAATAAGTGGATGAACGGTATCTACCATTTTGATCGTAGCACTTTGGAAAATATTCTATGTGTAATGGAGTCTTGGTATGATATAGAAATTGATAGAGGAAGTACGAATCTTCCCAATGTGTCTTTTACGGGATCCCTTAATCATGAAAGAGGCCTACAGTCGTTTATAAATATTTTGGAGAATGTACTACCAGTTCATTTTATCCCAATAAAAACTTCTGGAAGAATCGGATATAGGATACAATTAAAAGAAAATCAGAATTGA
- a CDS encoding RNA polymerase sigma-70 factor, translating into MNTTTNYSELYESFSRRLFYYAQKFVDKDSAYDIIQDVFVTLIDQNKQLDPSTIKSYLFLSVKNRCLNHLEHKSVQGRHADQLRHEIELEEVSFMDRQEQSLIEQNLIKRLEQKVQDLPGKCKEVLLLKEKEMLKNKEIAIILGISIKTVEKHLHRARQLLRDDLMKYRDLICLLIKKNQ; encoded by the coding sequence TTGAACACAACAACTAACTATTCGGAATTATATGAGTCTTTTTCACGGCGACTATTTTATTATGCGCAGAAATTTGTTGATAAAGACAGTGCCTATGATATTATTCAAGATGTTTTTGTAACACTTATCGACCAAAATAAGCAATTAGACCCCTCTACTATAAAATCATATTTATTTCTTTCAGTAAAGAATAGGTGTTTGAATCATCTTGAACATAAGAGTGTTCAAGGAAGACATGCTGATCAATTACGCCATGAAATAGAGCTTGAAGAGGTTTCCTTTATGGATAGACAAGAGCAAAGTTTGATAGAACAAAACCTAATTAAAAGGCTAGAACAGAAGGTGCAAGATCTTCCTGGGAAGTGCAAGGAAGTATTACTACTGAAAGAAAAGGAGATGTTAAAGAATAAGGAAATTGCTATTATTTTAGGAATATCAATAAAGACAGTAGAAAAACATCTACATCGAGCAAGACAACTATTAAGAGATGATTTGATGAAGTACAGAGACTTAATTTGTTTATTGATAAAAAAAAATCAATGA